The following is a genomic window from Dermatophilaceae bacterium Soc4.6.
GGCCGTCGAACCGGACTCGAGGACCTCGGCGACGAGGCGGGCCGAGGCGTCGCGGACGCGGTCCTCCGCGGACGGCCAGAGGTGGGCGTAGGTGGTCAGGGTGGTGGTCGACTTGGCGTGGCCGAGGGCGCGCTGGACGGCGACGACGTCGCATCCGGAGGCGATGAGGCCGGAGGCGTAGAAGTGCCGCAGGTCGTGCAGCCGTACGCCCTCGACGCCCGCCCGGATCAGAGTCGTTCGCCATCGGTAGCCGACGGTGTTCTGGTGGGGTGGTTGGTGGTCGACGCCGGCGAAGAGCCAGGGGCACCACAGGCCCTGCTCGACGTGTTGGGCGAGCATCTCGACGAGGGCGTCGGGGATGTGCACGGTGCGCTCGGAGTTGTACTTCGGCAGGCGGATGTCGAGGCCGCCACCGGTGCGGCGCTGGACCTGCCGGCTGACCTGCAGCTGGCGCCGCAGGAAGTCGACGTCGTCGACCCGCAGCGCGGCGGCCTCCCCGAGGCGGAGGCCAGCGAACGCGCACAAGCCGACGAAGGCGCGGAATCGGGGGTCGGAGGCGTCGAGGATGCACCGTACGACGTCCGGGGTCGGGATGGTCATCGC
Proteins encoded in this region:
- a CDS encoding site-specific integrase, whose protein sequence is MPEGVSRRGDAWRARYRHPETGRQHEQAFARQVDAVRWWRQQLDALDRGRWIDPEAGKVSFIRYFEAWERDQVWTDGTRAAMSLAARSTTFAEVDLRRVRPSHIEAWVKSMTVPTQVRPRSLAPGTIKTRFVNVRSVFRAAVRDGLIATDPTTSVRLPRLRKREAAMTIPTPDVVRCILDASDPRFRAFVGLCAFAGLRLGEAAALRVDDVDFLRRQLQVSRQVQRRTGGGLDIRLPKYNSERTVHIPDALVEMLAQHVEQGLWCPWLFAGVDHQPPHQNTVGYRWRTTLIRAGVEGVRLHDLRHFYASGLIASGCDVVAVQRALGHAKSTTTLTTYAHLWPSAEDRVRDASARLVAEVLESGSTAAAQPEVHQA